In Populus nigra chromosome 1, ddPopNigr1.1, whole genome shotgun sequence, one genomic interval encodes:
- the LOC133681005 gene encoding expansin-A7-like: MASFFHSWSFSLFLIVLTSAMFIGKSMAVGYGKARVPTVFRPSQWSLAHATFYGDETARETMGGACGYGNLFQTGYGTDTAALSTTLFNNGYACGTCYQIKCTNAPACYGVITTVTATNICPPNWSKDSNNGGWCNPPRVHFDMSKPAFMKIAQWKAGIVPVMYRRVPCARTGGLRFKLQGNGYWLLVYVMNVGGGGDIARMWVKGSKTGWISMSHNWGASYQAFASLGGQALSFKITSYTTKQTVIALNVAPPNWGVGMTYKSTVNFS; encoded by the exons ATGGCTTCCTTTTTTCATTCATGGAGCTTTAGCCTCTTCTTGATAGTGTTGACTTCAGCAATGTTCATCGGCAAATCAATGGCCGTAGGTTATGGTAAAGCACGCGTACCAACAGTGTTCCGGCCGAGCCAATGGTCGCTTGCCCACGCCACCTTTTATGGCGATGAGACCGCTCGCGAGACCATGG GAGGGGCTTGCGGGTATGGAAATTTGTTCCAAACTGGATACGGAACCGATACAGCTGCATTGAGCACAACATTATTCAACAACGGATATGCCTGTGGGACTTGTTACCAAATAAAATGTACGAATGCTCCTGCATGCTACGGGGTAATTACAACGGTGACTGCTACGAACATCTGCCCTCCGAATTGGTCCAAGGATTCTAACAATGGTGGATGGTGCAACCCTCCTCGAGTTCACTTTGACATGTCCAAGCCTGCATTCATGAAAATTGCTCAATGGAAGGCTGGCATCGTCCCCGTCATGTACCGAAG AGTACCATGTGCAAGAACTGGCGGGCTTCGATTCAAGCTCCAAGGAAATGGGTACTGGTTGCTGGTGTATGTGATGAATGTAGGAGGAGGTGGTGACATTGCCAGAATGTGGGTGAAGGGAAGCAAAACAGGATGGATAAGCATGAGCCATAACTGGGGAGCTTCATACCAGGCATTTGCTAGCCTTGGAGGTCAAGCTTTATCTTTCAAGATCACTTCTTACACAACCAAGCAGACTGTTATTGCATTGAATGTTGCTCCTCCAAACTGGGGTGTAGGGATGACTTATAAATCAACTGTGAACTTCAGTTAG
- the LOC133702736 gene encoding uncharacterized protein LOC133702736, giving the protein MGSLFSLTLIILLSLALVRTEAQGIKSARLLDLLIRDYTLKSSGVHFKTGMVHTVDLPANFSGIKVDTVRFRCGSLRRYGAQVKEFHLGIGVTVQPCVERLLVIRQNLDLNWSSIYYANYDLSGYQIVSPILGLLAYNFGSDVNVSNSFEIGIHAGGKPITIDFINVSTTANVSGIRPLCASFENDGKVTLRNPTSPFVCVATRHGHYGLVIKSPPAPPPSMQMMKKKISLWKVVVGSSVGTAIGVILLGLLLVAMFVKVKKKARMEEMERRAYEEEALQVSMVGHVRAPTATVTRTVPIIEHEYIPYPS; this is encoded by the coding sequence ATGGGTTCTCTCTTCTCCCTCACTTTGATAATTCTTCTTTCACTGGCTTTAGTGAGAACTGAAGCCCAAGGGATCAAATCAGCTCGACTTCTTGACCTTCTCATTAGAGACTACACACTTAAGTCAAGTGGCGTACACTTCAAGACAGGTATGGTGCACACTGTAGATTTACCAGCAAACTTCTCCGGCATCAAAGTCGATACAGTGAGGTTTCGATGCGGCAGTCTACGAAGATATGGTGCTCAAGTCAAGGAATTTCATCTGGGTATTGGTGTAACTGTGCAGCCATGTGTTGAGAGACTCTTGGTAATTAGACAAAACTTGGATCTTAACTGGTCCTCTATATATTATGCTAACTATGATTTATCAGGGTATCAAATTGTGTCACCCATTTTAGGCCTTTTAGCTTACAATTTCGGCAGTGATGTGAATGTTAGCAACTCTTTTGAGATCGGAATTCATGCCGGAGGAAAACCAATTACTATAGACTTCATCAATGTATCAACTACTGCCAACGTATCAGGAATTAGGCCATTGTGTGCCAGTTTTGAAAATGATGGTAAGGTGACATTAAGAAACCCTACATCGCCATTTGTTTGTGTGGCTACAAGGCATGGGCATTATGGTTTGGTGATCAAGTCACCACCAGCACCACCACCATCAATGCAGATGATGAAAAAGAAGATCAGCCTGTGGAAAGTAGTGGTTGGGAGCTCAGTTGGGACTGCAATTGGTGTGATTTTATTGGGGTTGCTTTTGGTAGCCATGTTTGTTAAGGTAAAGAAGAAAGCAAGAatggaagagatggagagaAGGGCTTATGAAGAGGAAGCTCTCCAAGTATCAATGGTTGGTCATGTCAGGGCTCCTACAGCAACTGTTACTCGGACGGTGCCTATAATTGAGCATGAGTATATACCTTATCCTTCTTAA